A window of Campylobacter lari subsp. lari contains these coding sequences:
- a CDS encoding inorganic phosphate transporter, giving the protein MSKDNAIAFFIFIVSVLCFFVWGYNYIPNNSMILFILASIFGIFMAFNVGGNDVANSFGTSVGAKTVTIKQALIIAAVFELSGAVFAGGEVTNTIRSGIVVLPDGVNPMVFVCVMLSALLSSGIWLFVATKKGLPVSTTHSIIGGIVGSSIAMGFVFFDQDQALSMVNWNGIYKIAMSWVISPLLGGLVAYLIYAYIYKKILKPSEEITLVVKEIKKEKKAFKEEYFKNLKNKSQEEQIKELSAIVLDDDEKRSEYKLKIKELKEKEKNIDVFSRMKFHVPLIAGVGALTIASMFLFKGLNKVSTLDVMQNLWIVSIISIFAYIVTLAVVRLMKKTQVNKTIEKIFSWFQIFTASSFAFSHGANDIANALGPFAAILNVLKNNTINPSSPVPFAVMLMFGIALVIGLWFLGKEVIQTVGSKLAEIKPTTGFSAELGASIVILLATQLGIPVSSTHILIGAILGIGVFNKDAKWAMMKPIGLAWVITLPVAGILSSIIFIIFVNTIL; this is encoded by the coding sequence CATTTTTTATTTTTATTGTGAGTGTTTTATGTTTTTTTGTTTGGGGGTATAATTATATTCCTAATAATTCCATGATATTATTTATCCTTGCTAGTATATTTGGTATTTTCATGGCCTTTAATGTTGGTGGTAATGATGTTGCAAATTCATTTGGCACTAGCGTAGGCGCTAAAACTGTTACTATAAAACAAGCTTTGATAATCGCTGCTGTATTTGAATTAAGCGGGGCTGTGTTTGCAGGAGGAGAAGTAACAAATACCATAAGAAGTGGTATAGTGGTTTTGCCTGATGGGGTTAATCCTATGGTATTTGTATGTGTAATGCTCTCGGCTTTATTAAGCTCTGGAATTTGGCTTTTTGTGGCGACTAAAAAAGGACTTCCAGTTTCTACTACTCATAGTATTATAGGAGGTATTGTAGGTTCAAGTATTGCTATGGGGTTTGTATTTTTTGATCAAGATCAAGCATTATCTATGGTAAATTGGAATGGTATTTATAAAATAGCTATGAGTTGGGTTATTTCTCCTTTGCTTGGCGGGCTTGTGGCGTATTTAATTTATGCTTATATTTATAAAAAAATCTTAAAGCCATCAGAAGAAATAACTCTTGTAGTAAAAGAAATTAAAAAAGAAAAAAAAGCATTTAAAGAAGAATATTTTAAAAATTTAAAAAACAAAAGCCAAGAGGAGCAAATCAAAGAACTTAGTGCTATTGTTTTAGATGATGATGAAAAAAGAAGTGAATATAAGTTAAAAATCAAAGAGTTAAAAGAAAAAGAAAAAAACATAGATGTTTTCTCAAGAATGAAATTTCATGTTCCTTTAATAGCAGGTGTAGGTGCATTGACTATTGCTTCTATGTTTTTATTTAAGGGCTTAAATAAGGTTTCTACTTTAGATGTAATGCAAAATTTATGGATAGTTTCGATTATTTCTATTTTTGCTTATATTGTTACTTTAGCGGTTGTGAGATTGATGAAAAAAACTCAGGTTAATAAAACCATAGAAAAGATTTTTTCTTGGTTTCAAATTTTTACTGCTTCAAGTTTTGCTTTTTCGCACGGAGCTAATGATATAGCTAATGCTCTTGGGCCATTTGCTGCAATTTTAAATGTGCTTAAAAACAACACTATCAATCCAAGTTCGCCAGTGCCATTTGCTGTAATGCTTATGTTTGGTATAGCTTTAGTTATTGGGCTTTGGTTTTTGGGTAAAGAAGTTATTCAAACTGTGGGTTCAAAACTAGCAGAAATTAAGCCAACAACAGGCTTTAGTGCTGAACTTGGCGCAAGTATTGTTATACTTTTAGCTACCCAACTTGGAATTCCAGTTAGCTCAACCCATATTTTAATCGGTGCAATTTTGGGTATAGGGGTATTTAATAAAGATGCTAAATGGGCTATGATGAAGCCTATTGGCTTGGCATGGGTGATTACTTTACCAGTTGCTGGAATTCTTTCAAGTATTATTTTTATTATCTTTGTAAATACAATCTTATGA